The genomic DNA TCGCGATAACGACAATAATACACATTTTCATGTTTGTCATGTAAAATTTGATGAACCCCTAGCCCAAGACTGCCGTTCATCGGTTTGATATATATATGTCCATATTGAAATAACATATTTTCAATGTGTGAAAATGAAGAAAATGAGTGTGTTTCGGGCAAGAAGCTTTTCACTTCTCCAACATTTAGCAACATGTTATGAATATCTAATTTATTAAAAAATCCCGGGTTATACCATGGAATTAAGTACTCATCTTGTAGCTTTTGTTTTATTTTTCGTTGAATTGTTTTATTTTCTGATCTTCTATTAGGTAAGCGATCATAAATGACGTTTGGAAACGGAATCTCTCTTGTTTCCCAAACTTGATTCTCGTAAAAATATCCTTTTATTAACCCTTTCTCCCAATCGATGTGCTGCTCCCCAAAAACAAATGGAAGAGCTCCAACTGCTTTTTTTAAAGAAAGAAGCTTTCCGATAAAATGTGAACGATCTCCTATTGGCCGTATTTTAATCGGGGTAAAGCCAGATGTAAAGATTCCTATAAGCGGACCAATGAAAAGAGTTTGATCATGCACAAATAAATGAAGCGGTATGTTAAAATTAGGGAAAAATAGTTTATTGCGAATATCTTCGCTTATGACAATCGTATTTTTTCCTTTTGGATGAGCGAAACATTTTGCTTGTACAGAGCTTGTTCCGAAAGAAATTTTTTCAATTGGCTCATTCGGCTTAAAATCAGCTGGATAATAAATAATCCCTTCCATAGAGTCAGTAATATGAACTGGATAACGTTTTCTCATTCGATTATTTCCTCTCTTTCCTTTTTTATTCGTGTCATTACATTCAAGCCGTGAACTAGTGGGGCTGAATAAAGTGTCTCTTTAATAAGTGGATTTGTTTGCAAGGCAACTTTTCTGCCAGGTTTGGAGTTAATATCTAATATCCAAATTGCTCCGTCTTTCGCTACTCCAATATCCATCCCTAGTTCAAATAGCTGAGGAAATTCTTTTTCCAATATGATCGGGAGTTTAGATAAAATTTCATTTATTTCCGTACAAATAAAATGTTTAAAAGGGGGATTTTTGTTTTTTATCCATGTTTCAAAGGAAATAACTTTTGCGCCAGCGCTTAAGTTTGATAATAATCCGTTCTCTTTGCCTACCCGTACTCCCCGGCCTCGCTCCGTCCATTGTCCGTTTTTGTCCTTCTGTAACAGGACACGAATGTCAAAAGGACGCAGCAATTCATCAGAAAGTTTGAAATATGGTTGAACCAAGTATTGTCGCTGTTTTAGTAGTTTGTTTAATAAAATCATCTTTTTTTCTTTATTTAGAGAAAAACGCGATACGAGTTGTTGTTTTTCTGTTTTTACAACGATGCCATCGTCATATTTTTCTAATAGATAAAGTCCGTGCCCACTTGATCCATTGATCGGTTTGATAATGATTTTTTTCTGTTTTTCGAGGTAGTCGATAACGTTTTCAGCATGTAATATAGGTTCTGCTGGTGGAATGTAAGGTTTTATTTCTTGATATTTTCTTAACGTTTCATATTGTTTTAGTTTGTTTGGAAGACCATAACCGATAAATACTAAATCTGGGCGCTTTTTTAACCACGATACGATTGGTTTGCATTTTTTTGAGTGATCATCCTCACTGTAAAAGCAGCGATCATACAATATATGAGGGATGTCAAACTCACTTTCTTCCCACATATTTTTAGTATGGTTATACCTTTCACCGTTAACTTTCAAAGTAAGCGGATGTATTTTTGATGGTACGAATCGGAAGCAGTCTATTTTATAATTCCAGGCGTGCTTTGCTACTTCTGTAAAATAGCTGTCTTCACTTTTAAAATTTAACGTAACAAAGCCAAAAGTTAGCATGAATTTTCACTTCCCCCATTCGATAATGCTAATACTTTTGCATAATTGATGATTCCTTTTGCAGACGGTCGAATGTTTGCTTTATGATTTGGATATTTTTTCGACGGTTTTGAGTTTATTTCAATCATCCATAACCCTCCATTAATATCAACACCAATATCTATCCCAAGCTCTCCGATCACTCCTTCATGTTGATTACTCATAACAGAAGCCGCCTCTATTGCCAGCTCCTTCATATGAGAAAAAATTTGCAATGCTTTATGGAAATGAAAGTGTGTTAATAATACTGAAAAAGGCTTTACAATTTCTCCGCCTTGAGAAATATTTGAAACAAATTGATGATTAGCAGAAAGTCTAGCTACGATAGAGGTAACAGTCCATGTATGCATGTTTCGTTTTTGACAAAGGAGACGGAAGTCCAACGGTCTATTATTTGCAGTTATTAAATAGATACCTTGTTGAACAATGTATGCTTGCTTTTTTAATTGTGAAGTAAAATATTGATAAAAATGTTCAATGTCTTTAAAGCTTTGCTCGTTTTCTTCCACGCTAGTTGTTGATAATTGCACAGCTAAATTGTTTCCTTTTTTTTTAATGCGAACAATGTCTTTACCTTGACTTCCATGTAATGGTTTAATAAATAAAAGATCATAACACGTTATCTTTTTTGTGAAATTTCCTTTAGTTAAAATATTTGTTTCAGGTAAAAAACGGTGTAGTTTTTTCTCAATCATTAATTGTTTGTGTACTTCCCATTTTGAAAGAAATTTATAGTTAAAAAATGGAATATTGTAATTTTTTAATTGAGCTTGAAATGAACAAAACATTTTGCTTAGTTCCCGTCTGCGGGAATGAATGCGGTTATAAACAACGTTTGGAATTGGCAGACAGCTGTTATGCCATTTCTCGTTTTCATAAAAGTAACCGTTTAAAGTTCTATTTGTTATGTTTTGGAGCGAGCATACATAAAAAAAACAATTTAATTTACTGGCATATTTGTGAAGCTCATAACAAAAATCATGTACAGTGTAAAAATGAACTTGATCCAATTCTTCATTTATTTCTGTTAACAAAGTAATAATAGGTCCGAAATAAACCGTTTTTTCGGCAGCGATAAACTTGGCACCTAAACAAATTGTTCTAGCTGGAAGAAAAAGCTTAGCTAATAAATTGTTCGGAATTTCGATCATATTTTCTTCACTTTCAAAAGAAGCAACCGAGACACGGACAGAGGCTTTTTCGACAATGAGATGAAGTAAATCATTTTCGGACAGCTTCCACTTATGAAATAACGCTGTACTTAATCGGATAAAATATGAATGATCATGAAATACTTCACATGGATGAATCGTAATAGATAAAAAAGAGGCTGTCATTGTGTCATTCCTCATTTTCAATTCTTTTTTCCTTTTTTGCTGAAAAATTAGGCGAAAGCTGATAATGTATCGTATGTAACGTAAACAGTTGTTGTGATTTTAAAACGTGATTGAAAGGTAGATGCAGATGAAAATAGCTTTAACTGTCTTATTTATGGTGATCATTGGAGCATTAATAGGTGGTATTACAAACTCACTCGCAATAAAAATGCTTTTTCGTCCTTATAAGCCAATTTATATTGGAAAGAAGAGACTTCCATTCACACCAGGGCTTATTCCAAAGCGAAGAGAAGAGTTAGCTCAACAGCTTGGAAGAATGGTTGTCGATCATCTTCTTACACCAGAAAGTATTAAAAAGAAATTTATGCATGAAAGTTTTCAGCAAGATATGTGCAAAATTGTGCAAACTGAAACAGAACGTATATTTAATTCATCATTGATCGTTCATCAATTGTTTGCAAAGTTTGGAATCAACGATATCAATGGACAAGCAAACAAGCAGATAAAGCAGTTCATTGAAAAAGAGTATGAAAACTTTATGAAAACACAACGTGATCTCCCCCTAAAAACCGTTTTACCAGAAGAGCTTCTTGAAAAAATAGACAGAAACATCGAAAGGGTTTCACAGCAAATTATTCATAAAGGCGTTGACTATTTTTTAAGTGATGAAGGCAAATGGCGAATCGAGAAAATGATTGATGATTTTATTCGAGAGCGTGCAGGTAAGCTCGGGGGAATGCTGCAAATGTTTGTCAGCAATATGAGTATAGCTGACAAAGTTCAGCCTGAGATTATTAAGTTTTTAAAAAATGATGGAACTGAAGAATTACTCATTTCATTATTATCTAAAGAATGGGATAAATTGATTGAAAATAAAGTAGAAGAAATTGAAGAGCGCGTTGGAAAAGACCGGATGATCAGTTTATTACATAATTTTTCCGATAAAGTCATAAAAGTTGACGATTTTCTTAATAGACCGCTTGCTAACGTACTTGCTCCGTACAAAAATGTTATTATACATAAAATAGTTCCTCAATTTGTTCGTTTTCTAGGGGACTGGCTTGAGGAAAGTATTGAACGGGTTATGAAAAAGCTTCATTTAGCAGACATTGTTCGCGAGCAGGTGGAATCCTTTTCCATTGAGCGTCTTGAGGAAATGGTTTTATTAATTTCACGAAGGGAATTTAAAATGATTACATATTTAGGAGCTCTTTTAGGAGGAATGATCGGTTTTATTCAAGGAATGATTGTTTTGCTCTTTTAAAAATTTCAATTGACATATTTCCATTCATTTCATAGTTTGTTATAGTTAGAAGGAATTTTTCAATTTAATATGGAGGGGTTATGATGGCGGGAAACTTATACGATGCGGCTTATAATTTGGAAAAGGCGATTCGTCATAGTGAAGAATTGGAGCGGCTAAGAAAATTATATGCTAAAGTAAATAGTGATGACTCTACACGAAGAATGTTCGAAAACTTCCGTAATTCTCAAATGCGTTTGCAAGAAAAACAAATGGCGGGTCAAGAAATTACTGAAGCAGAAGTTCAACAAATTCAAAATACGATCGAAGTTATTCGGCATAATAAGTCGATTTCACAATTGATTGAAGCTGAGCAAAGAATGAGTTTGATTATTACAGAATTAAATAAGATCATTATGAAGCCTTTAGAAGAATTATATGGAGTTCCTAATGAAAATAACCATGTCTAAACATTGTTGTTTCAGGCTTAACGTGTGAGACTGCAGTCTCACACGGCTTTTTTATTAGATTGGATAAGAAAAGGGATGAAAGCTCGTTTTCTTATCGTCCATCATATTGTGATTGAACAAGAAATTCTCCTTAAAAAAATGAACCAATTGAGCAAGCATCGTTCTATAAATCTCCGTTCTTTCATAAGAGTAGTATAAAGAACACTTACATCAAGAAGAAGGGGGAACACGAATGATTTTTCGCTTGCTAGCTTTAAATGTTGACGGTACGCTTCTTACACAAAATGGTCGTATTCATAAATCGACAAAAGAAGCGGTTGAATATGTTCAACAAAAAGGTGTTCTTGTAACTATCGTTACTTCACGAAGTTATTCGTCTGTACGAAAATTGGCAAAAACCCTCAACTTAACCGGACCAATTATTACTCATCGTGGTGCATTCATTTCTTCAGTATTAGATAAACCTATATTTGTAAAACGGATTGGCGAAGAAATTACACTTGAACTTGTACGTTTTTTTGAAGGATTTCAATGCCAAATAAGGTTAATCCATGAAAAATTTACACTAGCCAATAAGTTTAAGCATGAAAAAAATTTTATCGGTAAAACAGTCATCTCACCTCACGATTATATGTATTACAATCAACAATATGTTGATTCCATAAGTGAAACGTTAATAGATGATCCCGTCAATCCACTTCATTTAGAAGTTAAGTTTGAACATCATCAAGATCTTAAAGATGCGCAAATTGCTATTTCGGGAATGTTTTCTGAAGTAGATACGGTACGGGTAAAAACAACTGATTTAACTTTGGAAATTGTCTCCTCTCATGTGTCAAAATTATCGGGTTTAATATATTTAGGAGAACATTTGGAAATTCTTCCGAAAGAGATGGTTGTCATTGGAGATGGAGTTGATGATATTCCGATGATTAAAACTGCTGGGCTTGGCGTTGCAATGGGCAATGCTTCTTTCCCAGTTAAAAAAGCAGCTGACTGGGTAACTCGCTCAAATCAAGAACAAGGAGTTGCCTACATGGTAAAAGAGCATTTTCGTAAACAACATCCAATTGACTTTTTACGTAAGATGAATATTCTTAAATAATTTACCTACAAGGGGACAATAAAAGTCTCCTTAATTTTTATGTTTTTTTATAACCATGCAATCACTTATTCGAGTTATGTTATTTTGTCTCATGCTCTCATCTTAAGTTTAGCGATTATATTGACGTTATTTTAGCAATTCTGTACACTTAAGAAAGCTTACATTCGAAAGGTGATTGCTTTGCAAATTCAAATAAATGGTTTATCAGATGTTCGTTTTCATCGGTCAATCCAATTAATTACAAATTTATTTTTTGAACAATGTCAAGTTTCGTTTTCTCCGATAGATGGAAAACAAATTGTCATTGAACTGCAAATGAAAACGTTGAACAACATGCTCATCGTTTACGGACAATTAACAGATTTACAAGGAAAAAATCACTTTGCTTCAATTGAAAAGACCTTGCGCGATTCAAATTCTGAAAAGGAACATTTTAAACAAATAAAAAATGCTGTATTACATGTATATTTAACATTGCTACAAGATTCTACAGGAATAATACAGAAATGGGGGATCTTAACAGGTGTGCGGCCGACTAAACTTTTACATCAGAAAATTCAAGCTGGGATTAATATACAAAAGGCACACCATCAATTACAAGAAGAGTATTTAATTTCCGACGAAAAACTTCAACTAATGGAGCGGATTTTACAACGGCAACATACAATTGTGCCTGACCTGTACAAATTGCGTAATGAAGTAAGTATTTACATCGGTATTCCATTTTGCCCGACTAAATGTGCGTACTGCACCTTTCCAGCATATGCAATCAATGGACGTCAAGGTTCAGTTAACTCTTTTTTAGGCGGACTTCATTATGAAATGGAAAAAGTGGGTGAATGGCTGAAGGAAAAGGGTATTCGCATGACGACTGTTTATTTTGGCGGTGGCACTCCGACTAGTATTACGGCTGAAGAAATGGATAGGCTTTATGAAAAAATGTACCATTCATTCCCATATGTTAACGAGATTCGTGAAATTACTGTCGAAGCAGGAAGACCAGATACAATTACAACTGAAAAAATTGCAGTTTTAAAAAAATGGAACATTCATCGGATTAGTATTAATCCCCAATCGTATATTCAAGATACATTAAAGGCGATTGGTCGTCACCATACTGTTGAAGAAACGATTGATAATTTTCACCTCGCTCGTAAGATGGGGATGAATAATATTAATATGGATCTTATTATCGGACTTCCAGGAGAAGGCATAAATGAATTTGCTTATACGTTAGCTGAAACAAAAAAATTAATGCCGGAGTCTTTGACGGTTCATACACTTTCATTTAAGAGAGCATCAGAAATGACGAAAAATAAAGACAAATACAAAGTAGCGTCTCGTGAAGAAGTAAAAGAAATGATGGCTATGGCAGAACTGTGGACAAAAGATAATGGCTATGTACCTTATTATTTATATCGTCAAAAAAATATTCTTGGAAATTTAGAAAATGTCGGTTATTCCCTGCCGGGTCAAGAAAGTATTTATAATATTATGATTATGGAAGAGCTACAAACAATTATTGGGCTTGGATGTGGTGCTTCAAGTAAATTTATCCATCCGCAAACAGGAGAAATTACGCAACTCGCTAATCCGAAAGATCCAAAGTCTTATTATGAAAGTTATAAAACATATACAGAGAAAAAAATAACAATATTAAATCAATTATTTCGTAAAGAAAATACTCTTGCCAACTAACAGGAGTATTTTTAAAAATAAATTTTTGAATATTCAGAATATATGGAGGTTTTATTGAAATATAAAGCGAATCATTATGTAGAGAAAAAAATAAATTTTTATTTAGGAGTGATAAAATATGATGCAAACTCCATTGACGATGACTCAAATGATAACAAGAGCTGAAAAATATTTTGCAAAAAAACACGTCGTTTCGAGAACTTCAAGCGGTATTCACAGATTTACATATAAGGAAATTGCAAAGCGAACCCGCAGGCTTGCCCACAGCCTTGAAAAGCTAGGAATTAAAAAAGGGGATCGTGTAGGAACTCTTGCTTGGAATCATCATCGTCATTTAGAGGCATATTTCGCCATTCCTTGCAGTGGTGCAGTTCTTCATACAATTAATATTCGTTTATCGCCTCAGCATATTGCATTTATCATTCATCATGCAGAAGATCAAGTGTTATTAATTGATGCTGATTTAATCCCGTTAATAGAAAATTGTCAATCTCAATTATCAACAGTTAAAGCTTATATCATTATGACAGATGATGATAAGCTCCCTGAAACGTCCTTAACACCTGTATATCATTATGAAAGATTGCTAGAAGAAGCAAGTGAAGAGTATGAATTCTGCGAAGATATAGATGAAAACGATCCGGCAGGAATGTGTTATACATCCGCCACTACTGGTAATCCAAAAGGGGTTGTATATTCACATCGAGGAATTGTGTTGCACAGTATGGCGTTAGGGCTGGCAGATAGCACTGCTCTAAGTGAAAAAGACATTGCTATGCCAGTTGTGCCGATGTTTCATGTAAATGCGTGGGGCTTACCGTTTGCAGCTACTTGGTTTGGAACGACACTTGTTTTGCCGGGACCTTATTTTACACCGAAGATTTTAGCACAATTAATAGAAAGTGAGCGAGTAACCGTAACTGCTGGAGTTCCAACAATTTGGCTTGGTCTTTTAAAAGAATTAGAAAAAAAGTCTTATAATATGTCAAGTCTTCGTGGGATTTTATGTGGTGGAGCGGCAGCACCAAAAGGAATGATTAAGGCGTTTGAAAAAAAACATAACATTCCATTTATGCATGCTTACGGTATGACAGAAACAAGTCCTCTTGCCGTTATTTCAACATTAAAAAGTTATCAAGAGGAACAATCTGAGGAAGAAAGTTTTGATTTAAAAGCAAAGCAAGGAATTTTAGTCCCATGTTTAGAAATGAAAGTGATTGGAAAGAACGGAGAAGTTCAATGGAATGGAATAGAAATGGGGGAGCTGGCAATCCGAGGCCCTTGGATTGCTTCTGAATATTTTAAAGATGAATGTACTAATAAAGCATTCCGGGACGGTTGGCTTTATACCGGAGATGT from Bacillus aquiflavi includes the following:
- a CDS encoding YlbF family regulator, with the translated sequence MAGNLYDAAYNLEKAIRHSEELERLRKLYAKVNSDDSTRRMFENFRNSQMRLQEKQMAGQEITEAEVQQIQNTIEVIRHNKSISQLIEAEQRMSLIITELNKIIMKPLEELYGVPNENNHV
- a CDS encoding Cof-type HAD-IIB family hydrolase → MIFRLLALNVDGTLLTQNGRIHKSTKEAVEYVQQKGVLVTIVTSRSYSSVRKLAKTLNLTGPIITHRGAFISSVLDKPIFVKRIGEEITLELVRFFEGFQCQIRLIHEKFTLANKFKHEKNFIGKTVISPHDYMYYNQQYVDSISETLIDDPVNPLHLEVKFEHHQDLKDAQIAISGMFSEVDTVRVKTTDLTLEIVSSHVSKLSGLIYLGEHLEILPKEMVVIGDGVDDIPMIKTAGLGVAMGNASFPVKKAADWVTRSNQEQGVAYMVKEHFRKQHPIDFLRKMNILK
- a CDS encoding YheC/YheD family endospore coat-associated protein, which translates into the protein MRKRYPVHITDSMEGIIYYPADFKPNEPIEKISFGTSSVQAKCFAHPKGKNTIVISEDIRNKLFFPNFNIPLHLFVHDQTLFIGPLIGIFTSGFTPIKIRPIGDRSHFIGKLLSLKKAVGALPFVFGEQHIDWEKGLIKGYFYENQVWETREIPFPNVIYDRLPNRRSENKTIQRKIKQKLQDEYLIPWYNPGFFNKLDIHNMLLNVGEVKSFLPETHSFSSFSHIENMLFQYGHIYIKPMNGSLGLGVHQILHDKHENVYYCRYRDKYGENKLKKFPTLEKLIHHIFTNRKLEKMLIQQGIHLIRVNKRLVDFRIHTNKDDQGDWKVTAIAAKIAGPGSPTTHVKNGGEIKTLREVFPDDEVRKQYEEKLTNTALLLSKALENQVDGIIGEIGFDLGIDKNGDIWLFEANSKPGRSIFAHPHLNRFELLTRKLSLAFAVFLSEKAIKKPEEVFK
- a CDS encoding YheC/YheD family endospore coat-associated protein, which encodes MTASFLSITIHPCEVFHDHSYFIRLSTALFHKWKLSENDLLHLIVEKASVRVSVASFESEENMIEIPNNLLAKLFLPARTICLGAKFIAAEKTVYFGPIITLLTEINEELDQVHFYTVHDFCYELHKYASKLNCFFYVCSLQNITNRTLNGYFYENEKWHNSCLPIPNVVYNRIHSRRRELSKMFCSFQAQLKNYNIPFFNYKFLSKWEVHKQLMIEKKLHRFLPETNILTKGNFTKKITCYDLLFIKPLHGSQGKDIVRIKKKGNNLAVQLSTTSVEENEQSFKDIEHFYQYFTSQLKKQAYIVQQGIYLITANNRPLDFRLLCQKRNMHTWTVTSIVARLSANHQFVSNISQGGEIVKPFSVLLTHFHFHKALQIFSHMKELAIEAASVMSNQHEGVIGELGIDIGVDINGGLWMIEINSKPSKKYPNHKANIRPSAKGIINYAKVLALSNGGSENSC
- a CDS encoding DUF445 domain-containing protein, translating into MKIALTVLFMVIIGALIGGITNSLAIKMLFRPYKPIYIGKKRLPFTPGLIPKRREELAQQLGRMVVDHLLTPESIKKKFMHESFQQDMCKIVQTETERIFNSSLIVHQLFAKFGINDINGQANKQIKQFIEKEYENFMKTQRDLPLKTVLPEELLEKIDRNIERVSQQIIHKGVDYFLSDEGKWRIEKMIDDFIRERAGKLGGMLQMFVSNMSIADKVQPEIIKFLKNDGTEELLISLLSKEWDKLIENKVEEIEERVGKDRMISLLHNFSDKVIKVDDFLNRPLANVLAPYKNVIIHKIVPQFVRFLGDWLEESIERVMKKLHLADIVREQVESFSIERLEEMVLLISRREFKMITYLGALLGGMIGFIQGMIVLLF
- a CDS encoding YheC/YheD family endospore coat-associated protein — protein: MLTFGFVTLNFKSEDSYFTEVAKHAWNYKIDCFRFVPSKIHPLTLKVNGERYNHTKNMWEESEFDIPHILYDRCFYSEDDHSKKCKPIVSWLKKRPDLVFIGYGLPNKLKQYETLRKYQEIKPYIPPAEPILHAENVIDYLEKQKKIIIKPINGSSGHGLYLLEKYDDGIVVKTEKQQLVSRFSLNKEKKMILLNKLLKQRQYLVQPYFKLSDELLRPFDIRVLLQKDKNGQWTERGRGVRVGKENGLLSNLSAGAKVISFETWIKNKNPPFKHFICTEINEILSKLPIILEKEFPQLFELGMDIGVAKDGAIWILDINSKPGRKVALQTNPLIKETLYSAPLVHGLNVMTRIKKEREEIIE
- a CDS encoding long-chain fatty acid--CoA ligase — translated: MMQTPLTMTQMITRAEKYFAKKHVVSRTSSGIHRFTYKEIAKRTRRLAHSLEKLGIKKGDRVGTLAWNHHRHLEAYFAIPCSGAVLHTINIRLSPQHIAFIIHHAEDQVLLIDADLIPLIENCQSQLSTVKAYIIMTDDDKLPETSLTPVYHYERLLEEASEEYEFCEDIDENDPAGMCYTSATTGNPKGVVYSHRGIVLHSMALGLADSTALSEKDIAMPVVPMFHVNAWGLPFAATWFGTTLVLPGPYFTPKILAQLIESERVTVTAGVPTIWLGLLKELEKKSYNMSSLRGILCGGAAAPKGMIKAFEKKHNIPFMHAYGMTETSPLAVISTLKSYQEEQSEEESFDLKAKQGILVPCLEMKVIGKNGEVQWNGIEMGELAIRGPWIASEYFKDECTNKAFRDGWLYTGDVVTVDEEGFLKIVDRTKDLIKSGGEWISSVDIENVLMAYETVFEAAVVAVPHEKWQERPVACVVLKDEFKGKVTKEELYEFLSPQFAKWWLPDDIIFMDEIPKTSVGKFLKRTLRDELQSYLQKN
- a CDS encoding coproporphyrinogen III oxidase; translated protein: MQIQINGLSDVRFHRSIQLITNLFFEQCQVSFSPIDGKQIVIELQMKTLNNMLIVYGQLTDLQGKNHFASIEKTLRDSNSEKEHFKQIKNAVLHVYLTLLQDSTGIIQKWGILTGVRPTKLLHQKIQAGINIQKAHHQLQEEYLISDEKLQLMERILQRQHTIVPDLYKLRNEVSIYIGIPFCPTKCAYCTFPAYAINGRQGSVNSFLGGLHYEMEKVGEWLKEKGIRMTTVYFGGGTPTSITAEEMDRLYEKMYHSFPYVNEIREITVEAGRPDTITTEKIAVLKKWNIHRISINPQSYIQDTLKAIGRHHTVEETIDNFHLARKMGMNNINMDLIIGLPGEGINEFAYTLAETKKLMPESLTVHTLSFKRASEMTKNKDKYKVASREEVKEMMAMAELWTKDNGYVPYYLYRQKNILGNLENVGYSLPGQESIYNIMIMEELQTIIGLGCGASSKFIHPQTGEITQLANPKDPKSYYESYKTYTEKKITILNQLFRKENTLAN